Proteins encoded within one genomic window of uncultured Desulfobacter sp.:
- a CDS encoding Tex family protein, with the protein MNIQIAISRDTGLKENQVAAVLDLLEQGSTVPFIARYRKERTGSLDEVAISDIRDRAKLLKELEARKQAIIKSLEERALYTKALAQQIENADTMTRLEDVYEKYRPKRRTRASIAREKGLEPLALMILAPKAPVDLQKEASKFIGPDVTNPEEVWAGVRDIIAEIINEDASIRSGIRDLFVKTAMISSTAIKSKAEEGAKFKDYFDWQEPAFKAPSHRILAMLRGAAEKFLRIHVLPEEKKALRIIHAIYPGKRQVTPQSREQILGAAEDAYKRLLSKSIENEVLRGLKQKADEKAVAVFSNNLRQVLLSPPLGGRPVLAIDPGFRTGCKIACLDATGKLVHHDVIHPHSPNGKTSAAQLIPKLVKRHKIRAIAVGNGTAGRETESFIRELTLPEDVDVIMVDESGASIYSASETAREEFPDHDITVRGAVSIGRRLMDPLAELVKVEPKSIGVGQYQHDVDQNMLQTALDDVVVSCVNQIGVEANTASKQLLSRVSGLNAGIAANMVKYRDENGAFVSRTDFLKVPRLGKKAFEQAAGFLRIQNGKNPLDRSGIHPESYTVVKQMAKDLGCRVEEMMTTKAPVHGMDLTPYVTETTGLPTLKDIVSELAAPGRDPRQPFQAFSFDKNIHEITDLVPDMVVPGIVTNVTAFGAFVDIGVHQDGLVHISQLADRFVKDPNEVVKVRQQVKVRVLEVDIARKRISLSMKG; encoded by the coding sequence ATGAATATTCAAATAGCAATCAGCCGGGATACCGGACTGAAAGAAAACCAGGTAGCCGCAGTGCTGGATTTACTGGAACAAGGTTCCACAGTGCCGTTTATAGCACGATACCGCAAAGAACGCACAGGCAGCCTGGACGAGGTGGCCATCTCCGATATCCGGGACCGGGCCAAGCTGTTAAAAGAACTCGAAGCCAGGAAACAGGCAATTATAAAATCTTTGGAGGAAAGAGCGCTTTACACCAAAGCCTTGGCCCAACAAATTGAAAATGCCGACACCATGACACGGCTGGAAGATGTGTATGAAAAGTATCGGCCCAAAAGAAGAACCCGGGCCTCAATCGCACGGGAAAAAGGGCTGGAGCCTCTGGCTTTGATGATTCTGGCACCTAAAGCCCCTGTGGACCTTCAAAAGGAAGCAAGCAAATTCATCGGTCCTGATGTGACAAACCCGGAAGAGGTATGGGCCGGTGTAAGGGACATCATTGCCGAAATCATCAACGAAGATGCATCCATCCGGTCAGGGATCAGGGATCTGTTCGTCAAAACCGCCATGATCAGCTCAACGGCAATCAAAAGCAAAGCTGAAGAGGGTGCTAAGTTCAAGGACTATTTTGACTGGCAGGAACCGGCATTTAAAGCCCCGTCTCACAGGATACTTGCCATGCTCAGAGGGGCTGCTGAAAAATTTTTGCGTATCCATGTCCTGCCCGAGGAAAAAAAGGCATTGCGTATCATCCATGCAATTTACCCGGGCAAAAGACAGGTTACCCCCCAAAGCCGGGAGCAGATCCTTGGCGCAGCCGAAGACGCATACAAACGGTTGTTGTCCAAATCCATTGAAAATGAGGTATTGCGCGGTCTCAAGCAAAAGGCCGATGAAAAGGCCGTGGCGGTCTTTTCGAACAATCTGCGGCAGGTGCTTCTCTCTCCTCCCCTCGGCGGCAGGCCTGTGCTTGCCATTGACCCCGGATTTCGCACCGGATGCAAAATCGCCTGCCTGGATGCCACGGGAAAGCTGGTTCACCATGATGTGATCCATCCCCATAGCCCAAACGGAAAAACATCCGCCGCTCAGCTCATCCCAAAACTTGTGAAGCGTCACAAAATCCGGGCCATCGCCGTGGGCAACGGTACGGCCGGCCGGGAAACGGAGAGCTTTATCAGGGAACTGACACTGCCCGAAGATGTGGATGTGATCATGGTAGATGAGAGCGGGGCATCCATCTATTCAGCGTCTGAAACCGCCAGGGAAGAGTTTCCGGATCATGACATCACGGTCAGGGGGGCGGTTTCAATCGGCAGGCGGCTCATGGACCCCTTGGCCGAACTTGTCAAGGTGGAGCCCAAATCCATCGGAGTGGGACAATACCAGCACGATGTGGACCAGAACATGCTTCAAACAGCTTTGGATGATGTGGTGGTTTCCTGCGTAAACCAGATCGGGGTAGAAGCCAATACCGCATCAAAGCAGCTTTTATCCCGGGTCTCCGGCCTGAACGCAGGCATTGCCGCCAACATGGTCAAATACAGAGACGAGAACGGCGCCTTTGTATCCAGAACCGATTTTCTCAAGGTGCCCCGCCTGGGTAAAAAAGCATTTGAACAAGCCGCGGGATTCCTAAGAATCCAAAACGGCAAAAACCCCCTGGACCGCAGCGGTATCCACCCCGAATCCTACACCGTGGTCAAACAGATGGCCAAAGATCTTGGCTGTCGTGTGGAAGAGATGATGACCACAAAGGCCCCGGTGCATGGCATGGACCTTACACCCTATGTCACGGAAACCACAGGTCTTCCCACCCTCAAGGACATCGTTTCCGAGCTGGCCGCCCCGGGCCGGGACCCCAGACAACCCTTCCAAGCGTTTTCCTTTGACAAAAATATCCATGAAATCACAGACCTGGTGCCGGACATGGTTGTTCCCGGCATTGTAACCAATGTCACGGCATTTGGCGCCTTTGTGGATATCGGGGTTCACCAGGACGGACTTGTGCACATCAGTCAGTTAGCCGACCGGTTTGTCAAAGATCCCAATGAGGTTGTCAAAGTGCGGCAGCAGGTAAAGGTTCGTGTTCTTGAAGTGGATATCGCCCGTAAAAGGATTTCTCTTTCCATGAAAGGGTAA
- a CDS encoding PAS domain S-box protein yields MRDEDKTKSQLIAELRELRSQTAALNPLSEDTQSIALGLTRFYFENVSIGIHQLAMDGRILNANPYAADMLGYTVKELTALSIFDIDPYMSADAMETDLETLATCQWDSFETVHLKKDGSQIPVEITSNRMEYGGQQYAFVFIKDIRSRKKMEKKLRQNERMLRRIMDIVPSMIFVKNKEGRFLMVNQAIADSLGMTVDELEGRMHRDVHPDPDEVERMLADDRRAIESGEKIFIVEEPYRESAGDRRWLRTIKVPCDEDEFGEPAVVGLAMDITERKRMEHALMENEERLRDLVSNVPGVVYQYKADPNSLLSSRLTSVIRERVIDMFGLDSEMEPFFSEFVACLPESDRDRFSMSLKNALEKEAPWHYEGQFTKPSGDTLWFEGNSVPRRVDEELIYYGVLMDITQRKQSQAALRENEQLLLNILESMNEGIIVLDNEFRYQIFNKAVEKITLTKRQEAFGKRPWEVFSSIRGSVTEENIRKAMSGEPQGEMEVQLSLAHNEDAWFRENFTPLKNVDGQIVGVIGVISEITRQKQDEEKLHHLIHELKESEARFKALHNASFGGIMIHDQGRILECNQGLAEITGYAVDELIGMDGMLLLTQRSRHMVRDMIASGYQEPYEAFGLRKNGEEYPVRLAAHNIPYKGRQVRTVEFRDITQQKKAEGELHHLKNYLSNIIDSMPSVLVGVDREGRVTQWNRKARQATGLSLEMVLGLPLAQVFPSLAGQMQQIETAIRECRVISSPKVVCKTKTGSRYDNITVFPLKDNSMEGAVIRVDDVTEQVRLEEMMIQSEKMLSVGGLAAGMAHEINNPLAGMMQTANVMRSRLQDLSIPANLKAADEVGVSIEKMGAFMEKRGILRMINAINESGWRMSEIVNNMLSFARKSDAALSSCDPIQLLDRTLELATTDYDLKKQHDFKTIKIIKEYGKNLPMIFCEGAKIQQVLLNILRNGAQAMQNRDAGSREFPCFILRLAREESMLRIEIQDNGPGMDKAIRSRIFEPFFTTKPVGVGTGLGLSVSYFIITQNHGGTMDVVSSPGKGANFIIRLPLEK; encoded by the coding sequence ATGAGAGATGAGGATAAAACCAAATCCCAACTTATTGCCGAACTACGTGAACTGCGCAGCCAAACAGCGGCCTTGAATCCACTGTCTGAGGATACACAAAGTATTGCCTTGGGTCTGACCCGGTTTTATTTTGAGAATGTCTCCATCGGCATTCACCAGCTGGCAATGGATGGACGCATTCTCAATGCCAACCCCTATGCCGCTGATATGCTGGGGTACACCGTAAAAGAGTTAACGGCGTTATCAATTTTCGATATTGATCCTTATATGTCTGCCGATGCCATGGAGACAGATCTCGAAACGCTTGCCACCTGCCAATGGGATAGTTTTGAAACGGTTCATCTGAAAAAGGACGGGTCCCAAATTCCCGTGGAAATAACAAGTAACCGAATGGAATATGGAGGACAACAGTATGCCTTTGTATTCATTAAGGACATCCGCAGCCGCAAAAAGATGGAAAAAAAATTGCGTCAAAATGAGCGGATGCTGCGCCGCATAATGGATATCGTACCCTCCATGATTTTTGTAAAGAATAAAGAGGGCCGATTCCTCATGGTCAACCAGGCCATTGCAGATAGTTTGGGCATGACGGTAGATGAACTTGAGGGGCGGATGCATCGGGATGTTCACCCTGATCCGGATGAGGTGGAACGGATGCTGGCTGACGATCGCAGAGCCATCGAAAGTGGAGAGAAGATATTTATCGTTGAAGAACCTTACCGGGAGAGTGCCGGCGATAGAAGGTGGCTTCGGACCATAAAGGTCCCATGTGATGAAGACGAATTCGGGGAGCCCGCCGTCGTGGGCCTGGCCATGGACATCACTGAACGTAAGCGGATGGAACACGCGTTGATGGAGAACGAAGAGCGGCTAAGGGATCTTGTCTCAAATGTTCCGGGTGTCGTGTATCAATACAAAGCAGATCCCAACTCTCTATTATCGAGCCGCTTGACCAGTGTGATACGAGAGCGGGTCATTGATATGTTCGGTTTGGATTCTGAAATGGAACCTTTTTTTAGTGAATTTGTCGCTTGTCTGCCTGAAAGTGATCGCGACCGCTTTTCCATGTCACTCAAAAATGCGCTTGAAAAAGAAGCGCCCTGGCATTATGAGGGACAATTCACCAAACCTTCCGGCGACACACTATGGTTTGAAGGTAATTCGGTTCCCAGAAGGGTAGATGAGGAGCTGATATATTATGGCGTTTTGATGGATATTACCCAGCGAAAGCAGTCCCAAGCCGCACTGCGGGAGAATGAACAGCTGCTGCTCAACATCCTTGAGTCGATGAATGAAGGTATCATCGTTCTGGATAATGAATTCAGGTATCAGATTTTTAATAAAGCCGTAGAGAAAATTACCCTTACAAAGAGACAGGAGGCGTTTGGGAAAAGGCCCTGGGAGGTATTTTCATCTATCCGCGGATCCGTGACCGAAGAAAATATACGCAAGGCGATGTCTGGTGAGCCCCAAGGCGAAATGGAAGTACAATTGTCTTTGGCCCATAATGAAGATGCATGGTTTCGGGAAAATTTTACGCCACTCAAGAATGTCGATGGCCAGATCGTCGGTGTGATCGGAGTGATTTCCGAGATTACCCGCCAGAAACAGGACGAGGAAAAATTACATCATCTCATCCATGAGCTCAAAGAGAGTGAAGCACGTTTTAAAGCGCTTCATAACGCTTCTTTTGGCGGCATTATGATCCATGACCAAGGCCGCATTCTTGAATGCAATCAAGGGTTGGCGGAAATAACCGGTTATGCGGTTGATGAGTTGATCGGAATGGACGGAATGCTGCTGCTTACTCAAAGATCCAGGCACATGGTAAGGGACATGATTGCTTCGGGCTACCAAGAACCCTATGAAGCTTTTGGCCTGCGTAAAAACGGGGAAGAATATCCAGTCCGGCTTGCAGCCCACAACATACCATACAAAGGCAGACAGGTCAGAACGGTGGAATTCAGGGATATTACCCAACAAAAAAAGGCGGAGGGCGAGCTTCACCATCTTAAAAATTATCTTTCAAATATTATTGATTCCATGCCGTCGGTGTTGGTGGGGGTGGATCGTGAGGGCCGGGTGACCCAGTGGAATCGTAAGGCCCGGCAAGCCACGGGATTGAGTCTGGAAATGGTTCTGGGCCTGCCCCTGGCACAGGTGTTTCCCAGTCTGGCCGGGCAGATGCAGCAAATCGAGACGGCCATCCGTGAGTGCCGGGTGATCAGTTCACCTAAGGTTGTGTGCAAAACAAAGACCGGGAGTCGTTACGATAATATCACTGTTTTCCCCCTGAAGGATAACAGTATGGAGGGGGCAGTCATCCGGGTGGACGACGTCACCGAACAGGTGCGCCTGGAGGAAATGATGATTCAAAGCGAAAAGATGCTCTCTGTCGGCGGACTTGCCGCAGGCATGGCCCATGAAATCAACAACCCGTTGGCCGGTATGATGCAAACGGCCAATGTAATGAGATCAAGACTGCAGGACTTGAGCATACCTGCAAATCTCAAGGCCGCCGATGAAGTGGGCGTCTCTATTGAAAAAATGGGGGCGTTCATGGAAAAACGGGGCATTTTACGGATGATCAACGCCATCAATGAGTCCGGCTGGCGGATGTCCGAAATTGTGAATAATATGCTCAGTTTTGCCAGAAAATCAGATGCCGCTCTTTCAAGTTGTGATCCAATTCAACTTCTGGACAGGACCCTGGAACTTGCAACCACCGATTATGATCTAAAAAAACAGCATGATTTTAAAACAATTAAAATCATCAAAGAATATGGAAAAAATCTGCCCATGATTTTTTGCGAAGGGGCAAAAATACAGCAGGTTTTATTGAATATTCTACGCAACGGTGCCCAGGCTATGCAGAATCGGGATGCAGGCAGCCGCGAATTTCCCTGTTTTATTTTAAGACTTGCCAGGGAAGAAAGTATGTTGCGCATAGAGATTCAAGATAATGGTCCGGGAATGGATAAAGCCATCCGGTCAAGGATTTTTGAGCCGTTTTTTACCACAAAGCCTGTGGGGGTGGGCACAGGCCTTGGATTATCCGTTTCATATTTTATCATTACACAAAATCATGGCGGGACAATGGATGTGGTTTCGTCTCCGGGAAAAGGGGCGAATTTTATCATACGTTTACCATTGGAGAAATGA
- a CDS encoding carbonic anhydrase, giving the protein MKKILKSVLVVSCFLALSSVPVFASGSKAVKPSPDEAIAMLKAGNERFVTGKATQPHTDAARLALAGKEDQGDHAYATVITCSDSRVPVEILFDAGVMDIFVIRVAGNVLDVDEIGSVEYGLAHVNTPVFVVLGHTQCGAVTAVTKAVQGHGHPLERNIPPLVDNIIPAVKKAMADNPHVHGTDIIPYAIEENIWKGIEDLFMASPSSRDLVNAGKAKVVGAIYDVSNGKIDWLPEAKTMEILKKVEANPDRAMEAMAK; this is encoded by the coding sequence ATGAAAAAAATTTTGAAATCTGTTTTAGTTGTCAGCTGTTTCTTGGCTCTATCCAGTGTCCCTGTTTTCGCCAGTGGCAGTAAAGCAGTTAAACCCAGTCCCGATGAAGCAATCGCCATGCTCAAAGCAGGTAATGAGCGTTTTGTAACCGGTAAGGCAACCCAGCCCCATACGGATGCGGCCCGCCTTGCACTTGCCGGGAAAGAAGATCAGGGTGATCACGCCTATGCAACCGTAATCACCTGCTCTGATTCCAGAGTTCCGGTAGAGATTTTATTTGATGCCGGTGTTATGGATATTTTTGTGATTCGCGTTGCCGGCAATGTTCTTGATGTTGATGAGATCGGGTCTGTGGAATATGGCCTTGCCCATGTCAACACGCCGGTATTTGTCGTGCTTGGGCATACGCAATGCGGCGCAGTAACCGCAGTGACAAAGGCAGTCCAAGGCCACGGTCACCCATTGGAAAGAAATATACCGCCTTTGGTTGATAACATCATCCCGGCAGTGAAAAAAGCGATGGCGGACAACCCACATGTCCATGGTACGGATATTATACCCTATGCAATTGAGGAAAATATTTGGAAAGGCATCGAAGACTTGTTTATGGCAAGCCCTTCTTCCCGAGATCTGGTGAACGCAGGGAAAGCCAAAGTGGTTGGCGCCATTTATGACGTATCAAATGGAAAAATTGACTGGCTGCCTGAAGCAAAAACCATGGAAATTTTAAAGAAAGTTGAAGCAAATCCTGATAGAGCCATGGAGGCAATGGCCAAATAA